A region of the Methylobacterium nodulans ORS 2060 genome:
GCTTCCTGGCCCTCCGCGCCAGGGTCCGGCACGAACTGGAACCCGTGCAGGTGGCCGACATGCTGGCCTTCGACCGTCACGTCGCCGCCTGCGGTGATCTCAGCTTCCAACATGGTGTTCTCTCTCAGGCGCCGCATCAGGACGCTGGTGCGCCGGTCCACGAACCGGCTCGCCAGCCGCTCGTGGAGCGCATCGGACAGCCTGTCCTCTACCCGACGCGTCTCGCCCTGCCAATGCTCCGGGTCCTGAAGCCAGTCGGGGCGATTGGCCACGAAGGTCCAGGTCCGCACCTGGGCGATGCGCTGCGACAGGGTATCGATGTCGCCATCGATGCGGTCGACCATCGCCACGTGCTTGGCGAACCAGTCGGCCGGGATGCGCCCGGCCATGCCCCGCATCAGGAAGCGGTAGAGCTGGGCGATCAGATCCGCATGGGTCTGGATCGGGGTCTTGCGGTAGTCGGGCACGCCGCACACGGCCCAGAGCCGCTCCACCGCGCCGCCGCGTCCGGCGGCCACGTCGCGGATGTCGTCCTCGCGGGCCAGGAGATCGAGGGCGGCCTCGTCGTCGCCGCGCGGCGCGCGCACGAGGCCGCGCTCGCTCGGATGCTCGGCGAGGCTCGCCTGGAGCGCCGCCACCGAGGAGAAGTCGAGGTCGGGGTTGCGCCATTGCAGCAACCGCGTCGGCTCGAAGCTGTGGCTCTCCAGCGCCTCCACCATCTCGGGCTCGAAGGGCGGGCAGCGCCCGGTCGAGCCGAAGGTGCCGTCGCGCAGGTGGCGCCCGGCGCGGCCGGCGATCTGGGCCATCTCGGCCGGGGTGAGGCCGCGGAAGCGCGTCCCGTCGAACTTGCGGTTCGACGCGAAGGCGACGTGGTCGACGTCGAGATTGAGCCCCATGCCCACCGCATCCGTGGCCACGAGGTAGTCGACGTCGCCCGACTGGTAGAGCTCGACCTGCGCGTTGCGGGTGCGGGGCGAGAGGGCGCCGAGCACCACCGCGGCCCCGCCGCGCTGGCGGCGCAGCAGCTCGGCGATGGCGTAGACCTCCTCGGCCGAGAAGGCCACGACGGCGGTGCGGTGGGGCAGGCGCGAGATCCGCTTCTCGCCCGCGAAGCTGAGCCTGGAGAGGCGCGGCCGGGTGGTGATGTGGACGCCCGGAATGAGCGCCTGCACCAGCGGCGCTATGGTGGCCGAGCCGATGAGCAGCGTCTCCTCGCGCCCGCGCTGATGCAGCAGGCGGTCCGTGAAGGTGTGGCCCCGGTCCATGTCGGCTCCGAGCTGGACCTCGTCCACCGCCACGAAATCGACGCTGCGGTCGCGCGGCATCGCCTCGGCGGTGCAGATCCAGTAGCTCGGGCGGTCCGGCTTGATCTTCTCCTCGCCGGTGACGAGGGCCACGCGCTCGGAGCCGACCCGGTCGACGACCCGATGATAGACCTCGCGCGCGAGGAGCCGGAGCGGCAGGCCGATCATTCCGGTCGGGTGGGCGAGCATCCGCTCGATGGCGAGGTGGGTCTTGCCGGTGTTGGTCGGGCCGAGCACCGCCGTGACGCCGCGCGCACGGGCCTGCGGGGGAAGGGAGCGGCGGGTCATCAAGGTCGTGGCGGATCCTCGGGGCATTCGCCCGGCCTCGCGGGCGGAGCCGGGCGCACCGGCTTAAGCCGGTTTCAGGGCAGGTGCGCCGCGGTGTCCCGGCAGAACCTGCGGCACATCGGAAACCCGGCAGGCGAAGCGGTGGCGTGCCAGCGCAGGTCTGCTCAGCGGCTCCGGTCGCCGCGGCGGCGCGGGGCGCCGCGCGACGGTCCCTCGTCATATGGGGTGCCGCTGCTCGTCACGCCATCCGGGGTTCCATCGCTCCCGCCCGGGGCGGGCGCGTAGACGTCGATGCGCAGACGCGAGCGCTTGGTGCCCGAGAGGTCGGCGCAGAGCGTGTCGGGCACGGCGGTGAGCGGGCCGGCGCGGGCGGGGCGGCCCTCCGTCACCTGCGCGGACGAGACGGCGTCCCCGCCGCAACCGGTGCCGTTGGCGAGGGCGGGGAGGGGGAGCGCCAGGAGAGCGAGGGCCGCGACAGGGCCCGGCAGACGGTTGCGGGTGCTGATGCTCATCGCGTGTCTCCCGGCTCGTGCGGCCCGCCGGCCACGACATGGGACGGGACCGGACCCCCAGGGAGCGCCGCTTCCCTTCCGAAACCAAGCCCGGCCTCGCCGGTTGTCCCGCAGTTTCGCGATCCGCCGCCGCCCCGTCCGACCCCGCGCGGACGGCGCGCGACGGCCAACCGACGACGAGGAAGATCCATGCATCAGGGCAGCCATCGCGATCATGAGGGCGCGCAGAAACTCTTCAGCCTGATCAAGGACGTCAAGGTCGCCATGATGACGACCGTGGATTCCGACGGGCAGCTGCGCAGCCGGCCGATGTGGAGCCAGGAGGCCGACGACAAGGGCGACCTCTGGTTCTTTTCCAAGCTCGATGCGCCGGTCACCGGCGAGATCGGCCGCGATTCGCAGATCAATCTCGCCTATGCGGATCCCTCCAGCCAGACCTATGTCTCGGTTTCGGGCAGGGCGGAGATCGTGCGCGACAAGGCAATCATCGACGCCAAGTGGAACGAGAGCCTGAAGACCTGGTTCCCCAAGGGCAAGGATGATCCTGCCGTGGCGCTGATCCGGGTTCATCCGGAGAAGGGCGAGTACTGGGACAGCCCGAACGCCACCATGCTGCATCTCTACGGCTACGTGAAGGCGGCGGTCACGGGCGAGCCGCCCAAGACCGAGAAGAAGGCGGTCGACCTCGGCGCCCGGTGAGGCGCCTCCCGCCACATGCTTGACTTCCACGGCTGAACCGTGCGGGGTGATCAACCCCGCCCGGGCCTTCGCACCGGGTCACTCAGGCACGGGTGATGCTCGACCTCGCCACCAGGGTCTACAACCACACCTGGAAGATCGACCCGATCATCCGTTCGGTGCTCGACACCGATTTCTACAAGCTCCTGATGGCGCAGACGATCTTCCGCCGCCATCGGGACGTGGCCGTCACCTTCGGCATCCAGAACCGCACCAGCCGCGTCCGCCTCGCCGAACTCGTCGACGAGGGCGAGCTGCGCGAGCAGCTCGATCACTGCCGCTCCCTCCGGCTCAGCCGCGGCGAGTCCACCTGGCTGCGGGGCAACACCTTCTACGGCAAGCGGCAGATGTTCTCGCCGGACTTCATGGACTGGCTGGAGAACTTCCGCTTCCCCGAATACCTGCTGGAGAAGCAGGACGGCCAGTACGTCCTCACCTTCCACGGTCCCTGGATCGAGACCACGATGTGGGAGGTGCCCGCCCTCGCCATCCTCAACGAGCTGCGCTCCCGCGGCGTGCTCAAGGGCATGGGCAAGTTCGATCTCCAGATCCTCTACGCCCGGGCGATGACGCGGATCTGGGAGAAGATCGAGCGGCTGAAGGTGCTGCCTGGCCTCTCGATCGCGGATTTCGGCACGCGGCGGCGCCACGGCTTCCTGTGGCAGGACTGGTGCGTGGAGGCGATGATCGAGGGCCTCGGCCCTGCCTTCCTGGGCACCTCGAACTGCCTGATCGCCCTGCGCCACGACATCGAGGCGGTGGGCACCAACGCGCACGAGCTGCCGATGGTCTACGCGGCGCTCGCAGAGGACGACGAGGCGCTGGCCGCCGCGCCCTACGCCGTGCTCGCCGACTGGCAGCAGGATTATGGGGGCAACCTCCTGGTCCTCCTGCCCGACACCTACGGGACGACGGGCTTCCTCGCGAACGGCCCGGCCTGGATGGCCGACTGGACCGGCATCCGCATCGACTCGAAGGATCCGATCATCGGCGGCGAGGAGGCGATCGCGTGGTGGCGCGAGCAGGGGCGCAACCCCCGCGAGAAGCTCGCCATCTTCTCCGACGGCCTCGACATCGGCACGATCGAGACCATCCACCACCGTTTCCACGGGCGCCTGCGCATCGGCTACGGCTGGGGCACGCTGCTGACGAACGACTTCCGGGGACTGGCGCCGGACGGGCGCCTCGACCCGATCTCCATCGTCTGCAAGGTGATCTCGGCCAATGGCCGCCCGACCGTGAAGCTCTCCGACAATCCGACCAAGGCGCTCGGGCCGGAGGAGGAGGTGGAGCGCTACAAGCGCGTGTTCGCGGTCGGCGCGCAGGTGGCCCAGCCGCTGGTGGTGTGAAACGGCTTCCGGCTGCTTCCTTCCTCGTCTCGGAACAGATCAATCGGACACGGGCGCCGGAAGGGGTGGAGGAAAGAACCGGCCTCTCGGCGCGTCCATCTCCCGCTGCGGCACTCGCTTTTCGGCCTCCGGCCGGGGTCCCGGCCGGGATCCAATCGCGACCCTCGGTCGTTGCTGAGGGAAGTGAAACGGCCCGGCTTCGAGGCCGGATGCCCAAGGAGAAGCGGGCGAATGGCGCGCGGCAGTGGTGTGCGGTCTTCCCTCATTCCGGCTCTGCCGACGCGGATCCAGGCGGCCGAGACGCCCGACCGGGGCTTCGCCCTCCCGCTCCTCGTCGCCGCCATCATCGTGGCGGCCCTCTATTTCGGCCGCGAGATCCTGATCCCCATCGCCATCGCGGTGCTCCTGAGCTTCGTGCTCTGGCCGCTCGTCGGCCTGCTGCGCCGCCTGCCGATCGGGCGCACCGCCGCGATCGGGCTCGCGGTCGTCACCTGCATCGGCATCGTGGGGCTGCTCGCCGGCGTCATCGGCATGCAGGTCGCCGATCTCGGCACCGGCCTGCCGCGCTACCAGCGCACCATCGAGCGCAAGCTCGAGAACCTGAAGGAGGGCCCGGTCGGCTCCATCGCGGGCTACATGCGCAGCATCGGCCGCCACCTGCAGCAGGCCGGCAGCATGCCCGAGGACAAGGACAAGCCGCCGGTGCCGCGCGGCGCCACGTCCGAGCCCCGGGTGCAGAATCCCGACAAGCCGGTGCTGGTGGAGGTGCGCGAGCGCGATCTCGCGCCCGTCGAACTCGCCGAGCGCCTGCTCTCACCCGTCCTCGCGCCGCTCGCCACCACCGGCATCGTCTTCGTGGTGCTGATGTTCATCCTGGCCCAGCGGGAGGATCTGCGCGACCGCCTGATCCGGCTCGCCGGATCGAGCGACCTCCACCGCACCACGGTGGCGATGGACGACGCGGCGCGCCGCCTCAGCCGCTTCTTCCTGGTCCAGCTCGGGCTCAATGCCAGCTTCGGCGTGGCGATCGGGATCGGCCTCTGGCTCATCGGCGTGCCGAGCCCGATCCTGTGGGGCATCTTCTCGGCGCTGATGCGCTTCGTGCCCTATATCGGCGCCTTCCTGTCGGCCCTGCTGCCGCTGGCGCTCGCCGCGGCGGTCGATCCGGGCTGGAACATGGTGCTCGCCACCGCCGCCCTGTTCCTGGTCCTCGAACCCCTGGTGGGGCACGTCATCGAGCCCCTGCTG
Encoded here:
- a CDS encoding pyridoxamine 5'-phosphate oxidase family protein: MHQGSHRDHEGAQKLFSLIKDVKVAMMTTVDSDGQLRSRPMWSQEADDKGDLWFFSKLDAPVTGEIGRDSQINLAYADPSSQTYVSVSGRAEIVRDKAIIDAKWNESLKTWFPKGKDDPAVALIRVHPEKGEYWDSPNATMLHLYGYVKAAVTGEPPKTEKKAVDLGAR
- the pncB gene encoding nicotinate phosphoribosyltransferase: MLDLATRVYNHTWKIDPIIRSVLDTDFYKLLMAQTIFRRHRDVAVTFGIQNRTSRVRLAELVDEGELREQLDHCRSLRLSRGESTWLRGNTFYGKRQMFSPDFMDWLENFRFPEYLLEKQDGQYVLTFHGPWIETTMWEVPALAILNELRSRGVLKGMGKFDLQILYARAMTRIWEKIERLKVLPGLSIADFGTRRRHGFLWQDWCVEAMIEGLGPAFLGTSNCLIALRHDIEAVGTNAHELPMVYAALAEDDEALAAAPYAVLADWQQDYGGNLLVLLPDTYGTTGFLANGPAWMADWTGIRIDSKDPIIGGEEAIAWWREQGRNPREKLAIFSDGLDIGTIETIHHRFHGRLRIGYGWGTLLTNDFRGLAPDGRLDPISIVCKVISANGRPTVKLSDNPTKALGPEEEVERYKRVFAVGAQVAQPLVV